A DNA window from Arachis hypogaea cultivar Tifrunner chromosome 18, arahy.Tifrunner.gnm2.J5K5, whole genome shotgun sequence contains the following coding sequences:
- the LOC112770018 gene encoding uncharacterized protein, which translates to MLALIEFDLQYVPSKAVKGQVIADFLVDNSKDLNDQGAHIIDVEVKYWKLYFDGSKHKDGAGVGIFIISLEGIPSEFLFELKYPCSNNVAEYEALILGLEILIDKEALEVQILGDSQLVLKQLSKEFKCNNETLQKYLVTAWEMLTSFRKVFLVHISRIHNEIANELAQIASKYRVSPEIIRKFSSIHQILVPASEKEVLCMDEWEDSDWRKLIAQYLKDSNTAVDRKIKLRAMNFVLLADELYKKGIDGSLSRCLGREDQNVALGEVHNGICGAHQAGRKMRWVLYRNHVYWPSMIKDCIDYAKACQECKKHGSIQQILAAELHSIIKPWPFRGWALDLIGLIHPPSPKQHKFILVAIDYFTKWVEAFH; encoded by the coding sequence ATGTTAGCATTAATAGAGTTCGATTTGCAATATGTCCCATCGAAGGCTGTAAAAGGACAGGTCATTGCAGACTTTCTTGTGGATAATTCGAAAGATCTGAATGACCAGGGGGCACATATTATTGATGTAGAGGTTAAATATTGGAAATTATATTTTGATGGATCTAAGCACAAAGATGGTGCAGGGGTTGGAATCTTCATTATTTCGCTTGAGGGTATTCCATCAGaatttttgtttgaattaaaatatccTTGCTCTAATAATGTCGCTGAATATGAGGCTTTAATTTTAGGTCTCGAGATTTTAATTGACAAAGAAGCTTTAGAGGTTCAAATTCTAGGAGATTCACAGTTGGTTTTAAAGCAGTTATCAAAAGAATTTAAATGTAATAATGAAACGTTACAGAAATATTTGGTAACTGCCTGGGAAATGTTAACTTCTTTTCGAAAGGTTTTTTTGGTGCATATCTccagaattcataatgaaattgCTAATGAATTGGCCCAAATTGCTTCAAAATATCGGGTTAGCCCAGAAATTATTAGAAAATTTTCTAGTATCCATCAAATTTTAGTACCTGCAAGTGAAAAAGAAGTGTTGTGTATGGATGAATGGGAGGATTCTGATTGGAGAAAGCTTATTGCTCAGTATTTGAAAGATTCCAATACTGCAGTTGAtagaaaaattaaattgagagcaatgaattttgttttattggcTGATGAGTTATATAAAAAAGGGATTGATGGAAGTTTATCAAGATGTTTGGGTCGAGAAGATCAGAATGTTGCTTTGGGCGAAGTTCATAATGGAATTTGTGGTGCTCATCAAGCAGGAAGGAAGATGAGATGGGTGTTATATCGAAATCATGTATATTGGCCGTCTATGATAAAAGATTGTATTGATTATGCAAAAGCATGTCAGGAATGTAAGAAACATGGTTCAATACAACAAATTCTGGCAGCTGAGTTACATTCGATAATAAAGCCatggccatttagaggttgggctttGGATCTAATTGGCTTGATTCATCCTCCTTCACCAAAACAACATAAGTTTATCTTAGTGGCTATTGATTATTTTACGAAGTGGGTTGAGGCATTCCATTAG